The genomic stretch AACTCAAAAATGTAGATGTTGAATTTGAAAATAAAGCAACTGTTTGCAAATATGTTGTTCCTAAGGGTTATCCTGACAATCCAGTAAAAGGAGAACCAATAACAGTAGATGAAGAATCAATTGAAAAGTTAGGAGCAATATTACACTATGCATCAGTTAATGAGGAAAATGGAACTATATATATGACTGGTTCAAGAGCTGTTGCTGTCATAGGAGTTGCTAATACAATTGAAGAGGCTGAAAAGATTGCTGAAGAGGCAACAAAGTATATTAAAGGAGAAGTATATCACAGAAGCGATATAGGTAAAAAAGAGTTAATTAAAAAGAGAATTGAAACTATGAGACAGTTGAGAGGATTCTAACATTAGTTCTCTAATTTTTTTATGTCTAAATCCTTAATATTATCTATAAAGTTTGAAATGTTCTAAGTTTCTATTTTTTCTTTTAATTTTTAAGCATCTTTTTAGGATTACTAATTTTAAGAATAATAAAAAGGTTTGGTGTTTAGTATGAAGTGTTCAAAATGTATTAAAAAACTTTGTTATACTGGAAAAAACTGCAGAAAGGATATAACTGAAGAAATTTTGGAAGAATACAACAAAAAAGAAAATTTAAAAATAGCTGAAGTTTCTTCTTATATAGAGGCTATATACTATATGAAAATAACAAGATTAGAGGAGATTATAGAATTTTGCAAACTTATGGATTATAAAAAGATTGGCATAGCATTTTGCATAGGTTTAGAAAATGAAGCAAAAATATTGGATGAGATTTTATCACAACATTTTGATGTTTATTCAGTTTGTTGTAAAGTTTGCGGAATTGATAAAGATATTTTAAAATTAAAGAAAATTAACAATAATAATAAAGAGGCTATGTGCAATCCCATAGGACAGGCTAAAATTTTAAATGAGATTGGGACTGATTTAAATATTATTGTAGGTTTGTGTATAGGGCACGACATTTTATTTCAAAAATATTCAAAAGCTCCAACGACAACATTTATTGTTAAAGATAGAGTTTTATCTCATAATCCAGCAGGGGCTTTATATAGCAAATACTATTTAAAAAAGTTAAAAAATTTAAAATCTTAGTGTGATAGAATGAAAAAAATGAAAGATTTAAGACCAATAATATGGGATGATGATAAAAAAGAGCTAATTTTAATAGACCAAAGGAAGCTTCCAAACGAATTAGAATATTTTATCTGCAAAAATTATAAAGATGTTGCCTATGCAATAAAAGATATGGTTGTTAGAGGAGCTCCTGCTATTGGAGTCTCTGCAGCTTATGGATTGGCTTTAGCTGAAATTAGAGGAGATGATATCTATAAGGCATACAACATCTTAAAGAATACAAGACCTACTGCAGTTAATCTATTTTGGGCATTGGATAGATGTTTAAAGGCATATAATGAAGGAAGGTCTATATTGGATGAGGCAAAAAAAATTCATGAAGAAGATATAGAAACCTGCAAAAAAATTGGAA from Methanocaldococcus lauensis encodes the following:
- a CDS encoding DUF1847 domain-containing protein; its protein translation is MKCSKCIKKLCYTGKNCRKDITEEILEEYNKKENLKIAEVSSYIEAIYYMKITRLEEIIEFCKLMDYKKIGIAFCIGLENEAKILDEILSQHFDVYSVCCKVCGIDKDILKLKKINNNNKEAMCNPIGQAKILNEIGTDLNIIVGLCIGHDILFQKYSKAPTTTFIVKDRVLSHNPAGALYSKYYLKKLKNLKS